From Hydrotalea sp.:
CCCGCGATAAAATCCTCTATCCTTGACACGCATAATGGGTGACGCAAAAGCGATTTGGGCGTCATGATAATCAGCGGCTTCCTAAAATTCCTTTTTATTTGCCGGCGCAAGGCATGAAAATAATTGGCTGGCGTCGTCAGGTTGCAAACTTGCCAATTATCATCGGCCGATAATTGCAGGTAACGTTCCAGCCGCGCCGATGAATGCTCCGGCCCCTGCCCCTCATACCCATGGGGTAGCAACATCACCAGGCCGCACATTTTAAACCATTTGGTTTCGCCGGCGGCAATGAATTGGTCGATAATCACCTGCGCGCCGTTGGCAAAATCGCCAAATTGCGCCTCCCACAGCACCAGCGAAAATGGCTCGGCCGTCGAATAACCATATTCAAATCCCAGCAGGCCAAATTCGCTCAAGGGGCTATTGATAACCTCGAACTGGCTTTGGCCGGCGCGCAAATGGTTCAGCGGCACATATTGGTTGCCATTTTTTTGATCTATCCACACCGCGTGCCGATTGGAAAAGGTGCCACGTTCCGAATCCTCACCCGATAACCTTATCGGCACCCCCTCCAACAGCAGGCTACCATAACCCAAGGCCTCAGCGGTGCCCCAATCGATTTTCGCGCCATTTTCAATACTCTCCTTTTTGGTTTTTAACAGGTTATCGATTTTTGGATGGATGGTAAAATTCGCCGGCACGGTGGTGAGTTTTTCGCCTATCTCCCTTATGACATCGATATCGGCGGCGGTATCGCCCTTGCGCTTGCCGGTTTCGGCCATGGTCAGGCCGTGCCAACGCCCCTCCAACCAGTCGACCTTGGCCGGTTTAAAATCCTTGGCAAGCAACAGGGCGTTTTCCAATCGGTCGTTAAAATCTTTGGCGCGACCATCGACTTCCCCTTGGGTAAGAATTTTCTCCGCTATCAATTTTTCGCTGTAGATGGTGGTCAGGTGCGGGTGGCTGGCAATTTTTTCATACATCAGCGGTTGGGTAAAAAACGGCTCGTCGGTTTCGTTATGGCCGTGGCGGCGATAACAATAGATATCAATAACAATATCTTTTTTAAATTTTTGCCGATATTCGACCGCCAATTGCGCGGCGCGGACGCAGGTTTCTGGGTCATCGCCATTAACATGGAACACCGGCGCGTCTATCATCTTGGCCATATCGGTGCAATAGGGCGATGACCGCCCTTCCTTTGGCACCGTCGTAAAACCAATTTGATTATTCACCGCAATATGAATCGTGCCACCGGTGCGATAACCCTTAAGTTGCGACAGCAAAAATGTCTCGGCCACCACCCCCTGGCCAATAAAGGCCGCGTCGCCATGTATCAACACCGCCATCACCTTTTCCTTTTTGGTGTCGTTGCGTTGTTTTTGCTTGGCGCGAACCTTGCCCAGGACGACGGTGTTCACCGCCTCCAGGTGGCTGGGGTTTGGCGACAACGATAAATGCACGGTGCGCGATTCACCACTGGCGTCGGTGATTATCGCATCGTGGCTGGCCCCCAGGTGGTATTTGACATCGCCCATCTGTGGCAAATTGGCGGGGGTCGGGCTACCGCCATAAAATTCATAAAATATCTGGCGATAGGGTTTGCCCAAGATATTGGCCAGCACATTCAAACGGCCGCGATGCGACATGCCGATGTCGACCTCCTCTATCCCCAGGGCGACACCGCGATTGATAATTTCATCAAGCACCGGAATAGTGCTTTCGCCGCCATCGAGGCCGAAGCGTTTTGCCCCTTTGTATTTTTTATCCAAAAAACTTTCGAACGCCTCGGCCTGCAAAACCTGTTGGTAGATATTTTTTTTCTTTTCCGCGCTGACGCTTTTACCGGCGTAATCGGCCTCGACCATTTCCTGCAACCATAATTTTTCATCTGGGTCTTGGACATGCATGAATTCAATCGCAAACCGACCACAATAAACTTTGCGGCAAATGCCAATAATGTCGCGCAGGCGCGCGCTTTCCAACCCCAAATAATAATTAATATAAATCGTTTTGTCCAAATCGGCGTCGGTGAAGCCGTAGCTGTGATAATCCAATTCGGGGAAGGTAACCTTCGGCGATAGTTGCAGGGGGTCAAGGTCGGCCTCCAAATGGCCACGGGTGCGAAAGGCGCGAATTAGCATGATGGCGCGAATCGAATTTAACCGTTCGGCCATCTCGCGCTCGCCCGCGACCCCATGGTCGCTTATGTAACGGGCAATGGTTTCTTGCAGATTCTCGCCCTTTGCCATGCCGGATAAT
This genomic window contains:
- a CDS encoding 2-oxoglutarate dehydrogenase E1 component; amino-acid sequence: MEDKIGDKEISSASATDGKSSPATASSRGASSAQAKNHGNDSSKDLAAHFPPELLMGGADYIFDLYQRYLQNPNLVGKDWQEVFVAIDKDDKDAKDADEGLKQHTGDFVSAADYKPSWVFDGSRGNNGTANNDNNGAVNNGRPAFPQHGAVIDSGRTRGAGGKTLSDFLLSGMAKGENLQETIARYISDHGVAGEREMAERLNSIRAIMLIRAFRTRGHLEADLDPLQLSPKVTFPELDYHSYGFTDADLDKTIYINYYLGLESARLRDIIGICRKVYCGRFAIEFMHVQDPDEKLWLQEMVEADYAGKSVSAEKKKNIYQQVLQAEAFESFLDKKYKGAKRFGLDGGESTIPVLDEIINRGVALGIEEVDIGMSHRGRLNVLANILGKPYRQIFYEFYGGSPTPANLPQMGDVKYHLGASHDAIITDASGESRTVHLSLSPNPSHLEAVNTVVLGKVRAKQKQRNDTKKEKVMAVLIHGDAAFIGQGVVAETFLLSQLKGYRTGGTIHIAVNNQIGFTTVPKEGRSSPYCTDMAKMIDAPVFHVNGDDPETCVRAAQLAVEYRQKFKKDIVIDIYCYRRHGHNETDEPFFTQPLMYEKIASHPHLTTIYSEKLIAEKILTQGEVDGRAKDFNDRLENALLLAKDFKPAKVDWLEGRWHGLTMAETGKRKGDTAADIDVIREIGEKLTTVPANFTIHPKIDNLLKTKKESIENGAKIDWGTAEALGYGSLLLEGVPIRLSGEDSERGTFSNRHAVWIDQKNGNQYVPLNHLRAGQSQFEVINSPLSEFGLLGFEYGYSTAEPFSLVLWEAQFGDFANGAQVIIDQFIAAGETKWFKMCGLVMLLPHGYEGQGPEHSSARLERYLQLSADDNWQVCNLTTPANYFHALRRQIKRNFRKPLIIMTPKSLLRHPLCVSRIEDFIAGSSFRRILPDDAFVAGTLSPPEQFKKVILCSGKVYYDLYQAREKMDRKDIAIVRLEQLYPFPDESLLGILQKCKQAEFVWCQEEPENSGAWFFVRPRIEKLLRQLKATHQDLIYVGRREAASPAVGSAKIHTYEQETLVVEALK